In a genomic window of Melitaea cinxia chromosome 2, ilMelCinx1.1, whole genome shotgun sequence:
- the LOC123659084 gene encoding protein TsetseEP-like, whose protein sequence is MRHTILLFSLVVAVVAEAPYHLPRPAPQFSHQSHHSSNGYNYQRPVQPALPIPQPQPVYQPQPAPQPLPVFQPQPQPLPVFQPQPQPNPSYGPPQPIRPLPVIVPQPQPVYQPQPAPQPLPIYQPQSAPQPQPIYQPQPAPQPQPIYQPQPAPQPQPIYQPQPAPQPQPIYQPQPAPQPQPIPQPQPIYLPQPIAPQPQPQPILPQPSPSYGVPQPQPQPQRIIQYQQQQQQNQDYSYQQSSQQNALSSYQADFAQYNNAQQQQTHNEALDEAVVSRVQNIIKDNEHSTAKDAGYLSLVSGVSLENAKPSIEILSFVHNSPLSVGSSQSSSFLSSGSSSTTGFLPQNKPATSYGLPN, encoded by the exons ATGAGGCACACG ATACTTTTATTTTCACTCGTGGTCGCAGTAGTGGCTGAGGCGCCGTATCACCTGCCTCGCCCAGCGCCGCAGTTCTCTCATCAAAGTCACCATTCTTCAAATGGCTATAATTACCAAAGACCAGTCCAGCCAGCTCTTCCTATACCACAACCCCAACCTGTCTATCAGCCACAGCCAGCTCCTCAACCTTTGCCCGTATTTCAACCTCAGCCGCAACCTTTGCCAGTATTTCAACCTCAGCCACAACCTAACCCATCTTATGGACCTCCCCAACCCATCCGTCCACTTCCAGTAATTGTACCTCAACCCCAACCCGTATACCAACCACAACCTGCTCCTCAACCCCTACCTATATATCAACCACAGTCTGCTCCTCAACCCCAACCTATATATCAACCACAGCCTGCTCCTCAACCCCAACCTATATACCAACCACAACCAGCTCCTCAACCCCAACCTATATATCAACCACAGCCAGCTCCTCAGCCCCAACCTATATATCAACCACAGCCAGCTCCTCAACCACAGCCTATCCCTCAACCCCAACCAATTTATTTACCgcaacctattgctcctcaacCACAACCACAACCTATTTTGCCTCAGCCCAGTCCCTCATACGGAGTTCCTCAACCGCAACCACAGCCGCAACGCATAATCCAATaccaacaacaacaacaacaaaatcaAGATTACTCATACCAACAATCGTCTCAACAAAATGCTTTATCCAGTTACCAGGCTGACTTCGCCCAGTACAACAATGCTCAGCAACAACAGACACACAATGAAGCTCTCGACGAAGCCGTCGTATCGCgagtacaaaatataataaaagataacgAACATTCTACCGCTAAGGACGCTGGTTACTTATCCTTAGTCTCTGGAGTGTCTTTGGAAAATGCTAAACCCAGCATCGAAATTTTATCATTCGTACATAATTCGCCACTGTCAGTCGGATCTAGTCAATCCTCGAGTTTCCTATCTAGTGGAAGCAGCTCCACTACTGGATTTTTGCCTCAAAATAAACCTGCTACGTCTTATGGTTTGCCCAATTAG